In the Fundulus heteroclitus isolate FHET01 chromosome 23, MU-UCD_Fhet_4.1, whole genome shotgun sequence genome, ATATCTCTGGAAATATGTCTTTTTTATCTCTTATAAGATCATCACTACACATTTGAGGATTCATTATATtgcacacttttaaaaaaaaacaatccaggtgttttttttatcccattcactttggttattcagaattttaaaaacataaaagactAGAAAATCACAATGGCCTTATGTTATTTAAGAAATCATGATGATCAGTAAATCCATTGGTTACAAATAGTGAATGAATAACCCTAACTCTTATACCCCATCATATGAAAGTTTATTGCTGGTGTTCTTTAAGTGCTTAAATGAACAACAGTAGattgttaaattaagggctgTAGTGGTAAGATAACATTTTACAATTACTATAAATACAGTGTGCCTGTTTGTAAACACTTCACAAAGACATCAATATTGTAAACTGAAGGATTATACATAAAATAGTATGTAGTTGACCTAAATACATACTTGTCTCCACTTTGGTTCCTTCTCCAAACAGGATCTCCCCACATGTGACCACAGCACAGTAGTATGTTCCAGTATCCGAGGAGCTCTGTATAGTTTTAGAAAGGCGGTATTCACAGCTGCCTCCTGCTTGTGTGTCACAGCTCTTTTTATCAGCATAGATGAATCCTGGATTAGATTCTGATTCTGCTCTGAACCAGAACACGTTGTGTTCATCGGAACAGCGGGctctgctttctttttctcttttctctgagAGAAGTGAACACTGCAGAGTCACCTCGGTGCCAAGCGAAACAGACTTTATGTCTGAAGTTTGTTTCACATAGTAGGACTTCTTATGAGAAtctaagtttaaaaaacaaagtaaaaaggcacaaaaatcatttaaaagcaTTTGGTTGGGTGGgcaatgataaaataaaacagacagaaattaAGTTATCTTACCAATCACAGACAAATGTGTGCCATTAATAAATACCATTTCGTATGCTGAGCCTGCCTGACATAAATATGTTGCTTCGTCCTCTTTGCGGACATTATTGATGGTGAGATAATGCATGTTCCCCATGTTATTAACTTTGAATGTTGAGTTTTGAAAGTGTTGTTCAAGTTTCGCATTGCTAAAAGTGCCCTTAGCAACGGTTTGAAGCATAAATCCATAATTCATCTTGTACCAGTAAAGCAACCCATTGTCAAACCCAGCTGCATTACAGTTCAGAGTCACAGTTTGACCGAGTCCAGCTTCAGTCAGAGGGATGTTGTCAGGATCCTTTAAGGTTTGAATCATGactaaaaaggataaaaaaaaattaaggtttAAAATGAGTACTGCACTAAAGTGTGGACataaaacagaattttacacatttcagtagttaatttttttcagtacaCAGGAAGTGAACTCACCCAATGTGCTTAGAAAAGAGAAAGCAGTCAGTcctctgatcattgtttctagtTACCTTTCTCTTACACAACTGACACCTTCCTACCCAGACAGAAGATTTAAGTTAGCAATGCTTAGCTCAAATCATGGTGATTGGTTGAACCACTGGAAAATGCACACCCCACTATTCTGCACTACTATGACCCActtttactgactgatttttttttttcacgttgtTGTGAAACTAACTAGGATTTGTATTGGTATTTCAAATATGAAATATAAAACAAgccttgtttttcctcttcttttgcaGCTGGTTCAGTGAGTTTTGTATCACAAATGGGGATACTTGTACTGCTGGAAAGAGCGGGGCTTGGGCTTTAATTTGAAAGGttgtttgtaattgtgtttCACTGCTGTTGCTCGGTGTTGTGTTTGCAACAATTTGTCAAAACTGGTCAGGTCTTTTAAGTCAAGTTTTACTTCTAATCCAAAGTCAAGACATGAGGTCCCAAGTAGATTGTTAAATTTAGATGTGGAAGGTTTAGATTGTCATAGTCTAAAGTTTTAAACTTTGCCTTTTGAGTCTTAAACCAGAAAGTACAATATTTTTTACCCTTCTGCTGAGGCCTGGGAGACTTCTGCAAAGTAACTAAACAGTTCTTAGCACTCCACTTTTAGATGGCATGGGTTTTCCTGAAATCTGCTGAAACAAATTCTTGATTTGGGGGTCAAAGCTGTAAATGTGCCAATAACCTCAATCTTGCCATTTCCTCTTTAACATGCTGGTGTTTCAATTTTCTCgtgtttcttcctgtttatGCTCTCGTCCATGATCAGTAGATCTATCACTGCTACGCTGTCTTCTGCTTTATCCGCAACCGCAATGTGCAGTAAAATAATTCAGGTTAGTAGGCTGCCTTTGTTGCAACTTTTTAATTCTACTAAACAATTTTCAAAGCACTTAGATCCGGGCTTTGTGATGGCCGCTCTAAAACATTGATATTGGTTCTCTAAAgacattttctaaattatttggTGGTGTATTAAGCTCATTGACCATTTTGAAGACCCTTTTTGTACAAGCTTTAACTTCTTGTTTAATGTCTTGAGATGTTTcaacaaaattatgttttttttttgtcatgacgCAAATGATTGTATGTGTTTCATGAAGTCCCCCAAGTCACTGTTGCTACAAAACCACCACAAAACATGATATTTCCTTTTGTATTTATAACTTTACTATTGTTGTACATATCCTATACATATAGAGACAATGCATACAACTAACTAACTGTGaaccaaagcaaaacaaactcaATGAACATATTACCAAGACTGTCTTAATTCCAAGTCACAGAAGTACAGGATCcacaaaaaagctaaataatattttagtaaAGAGAAATGTACACACTTTATCCAGAGCTGACCTATAATATCAAAATCAGTTTTGTTCCTAGacctcttttcctttctttggttGGATTAAAACATCAGTAATttccaagtttaaaaaaattaaaaacatatatagtAAGATTCTGTATTATTCACAAATTGCTAAttgattttttattaatatttaaatctgAATAAAGTAGTCATGAAGGAGGTAGGGAATTTAAGTGGGACAGGGAATAAGGATTGAAGAGTGTTGCACTGTTTCctatgtttgtatatatttggaTTATTTAAGTAAATCTATTTTGTGATTATATATAATATCACAGCACATCTCTTTAAATCATAATGTCTCCAggggaaaacatttattttgtaactTACTGTACATAAAAGTAACCGACACTCCCGATCCATTTAAACATTAGGGACACGGTTTCCCAATGACATCGCCATCAATGGATATGCCACCATTTTATAAAACCAGCACCACATAACACATCAAGGTCCAAATGACTGACTGCTAAGGTCTTAATTAAAGAAACCCCTTCCTGATCTGGTTTGTTTCTTGTTTGTATCCCAACAGAAAGCCCTTTGGTGGTAGAGAAAGGAAAAGGTCCATACTCAGAAAATGTTCAAGAGGTCTACTATTCACTATTTCTGcaaacttaaactaatactTTGTACAAAGAATTGAAATGCAGCTCTAAAATTTGAATTTAGATTAATCAGTACAAAGGTTGTACGACATATTTTAAAGACCAAAGGCTTTTACTGCAGTGAACAGCTGTCTTTCTGGTGCTTGTTTTGTTTCGGTGTTATCAGATTTGATCATGGAGAAAATTGCAACAGAATATGATCTTCTGTCTTCATCTTTCTAaggataaaaatgacaaaataatatatcagaaaaaatgtgtcattataTTCTTATTTATCTGTCTTAAAATGTGTAGACATATTTAATAACAGCAGTATTAATACTTTACCTGTTGGCTTTTCTCACTGTTTCGTTTTTGCAGCTTGACAGCAGCTGGACAgtaaaagaaatattaaaatagaGAAACAACACTTTTTTAATTACATACGTAGGGGATGAGTATCTTATATTACCTCGACAAtgttcacatttgtttttgttgatgagGCAGATGAGGACAAGTATGACTG is a window encoding:
- the LOC118557568 gene encoding uncharacterized protein LOC118557568, giving the protein MGNMHYLTINNVRKEDEATYLCQAGSAYEMVFINGTHLSVIDSHKKSYYVKQTSDIKSVSLGTEVTLQCSLLSEKREKESRARCSDEHNVFWFRAESESNPGFIYADKKSCDTQAGGSCEYRLSKTIQSSSDTGTYYCAVVTCGEILFGEGTKVETRQEVCQYGIVLGALLACCVLVNFAQIFSCRKGKQFNENKIAAVKLHKIPGQKTEKRNEDKRMYSAVIFTMIKN